From a single Terriglobia bacterium genomic region:
- a CDS encoding single-stranded DNA-binding protein: MALYENSIRLKGFIGKDAETKSTTNGNTFTVFSLATKSSYKDKQSGEWISHTEWHRIVCFGKPAEFAKPLKKGDYAEIEGELRSSEYEAETGKGTKSAKRRSWEIRASHVRKLERPANPGAESTPEGNAA, encoded by the coding sequence ATGGCACTCTACGAAAACAGCATCCGGCTCAAAGGTTTCATCGGCAAGGACGCCGAGACCAAATCGACCACCAACGGCAACACGTTCACCGTCTTCTCGCTGGCCACCAAGTCCAGCTACAAGGACAAGCAGAGCGGCGAGTGGATCTCGCACACAGAGTGGCACCGTATCGTCTGCTTCGGCAAACCCGCCGAGTTCGCGAAGCCGCTCAAGAAGGGCGACTACGCCGAGATCGAAGGTGAGTTGCGCAGCTCCGAGTACGAAGCCGAAACCGGCAAGGGCACCAAGAGCGCGAAGCGCCGCAGTTGGGAGATTCGCGCCAGCCACGTCCGCAAGCTGGAACGCCCCGCGAATCCCGGTGCCGAATCGACCCCCGAAGGCAATGCCGCCTGA